One region of Ictalurus furcatus strain D&B chromosome 17, Billie_1.0, whole genome shotgun sequence genomic DNA includes:
- the LOC128621863 gene encoding coagulation factor X, protein MSDSVFCLVIWFLFSTSAISLQSAVFIHHRDAVRILRHRRANYFLEEVKPGDLERECYEEICSKEEAAEIFQSREKTTEFWLRYQRQSQCRENVCFNGGVCTVSEGRYACVCMPRYTGKHCETEVFECEYKNGGCFHYCSDSQPVGSSVTCSCADGYVLEEDGKSCKVTAQFPCGKQWTRGILQRSLSDALNHTYTKENPTHYPTNNSLFTSNHTQSTENTTHTLYNISTSDDSDTRIVGGLLQHQGGSPWQALLRRKDGNGFCGGTLIDKRWVITAAHCLQETPDHVTLGDFDKFRPDDGEQRIKVEKAIVHPHFHEYTFDSDIALLYLAEPVVFSSVVSPACMPNAHLAGRLERPGENGLVSGWGATHYLGRSSRFLLKVSLPVVDQKDCMDSTEQVITDNMFCAGFLHAEKDACSGDSGGPFVVNYRGTWFLTGVVSWGEQCAADGKYGVYTRISNFLYWIQDEIKKQEETISRNTKQANTSTISSIQ, encoded by the exons ATGTCTGACTCTGTATTCTGTTTGGTGATTTGGTTTTTATTCAGCACGTCTGCAATCAGTCTTCAATCTGCGG TGTTCATTCATCACAGGGATGCTGTACGGATCCTGAGGCATCGCCGAGCCAACTACTTCCTGGAGGAGGTGAAACCTGGAGATTTGGAGCGCGAGTGTTATGAGGAGATTTGCTCTAAAGAGGAAGCTGCAGAAATCTTTCAGAGCAGAGAGAAAACA acagaGTTTTGGCTTCGATACCAAC gTCAGAGTCAGTGCcgtgaaaatgtgtgttttaatggaGGGGTTTGCACTGTAAGTGAAGGACgttacgcgtgtgtgtgtatgccacGTTACACCGGAAAACACTGTGAGACAG aggtgTTCGAGTGTGAGTACAAGAACGGTGGATGTTTTCATTACTGCAGCGACTCACAACCAGTTGGCTCAAGTGTCACCTGCAGCTGTGCTGATGGATATGTACTGGAGGAGGACGGAAAAAGCTGCAAAGTGAcgg CACAATTCCCGTGTGGAAAACAATGGACTCGGGGCATTCTACAGCGCTCCTTATCCGATGCTCTAAACCACACCTACACCAAGGAAAACCCCACCCACTACCCCACAAACAACAGTCTGTTCACGTCAAACCACACCCAGTCTACAGAGAACACCACTCACACACTGTACAACATTTCTACATCTGACGACTCGGATACACGAATTGTAGGCGGCCTGCTGCAGCATCAGGGTGGAAGTCCGTGGCAG GCTCTGCTACGCAGGAAAGATGGGAATGGTTTCTGTGGAGGAACACTGATCGATAAGCGCTGGGTCATTACAGCGGCTCACTGTCTACAGGAAACACCTGATCATGTGACCCTCG GCGACTTTGATAAATTTCGTCCTGACGACGGCGAGCAGAGAATCAAGGTGGAGAAAGCTATCGTTCATCCTCACTTCCACGAGTACACATTTGACAGCGACATCGCTTTGCTGTACCTGGCCGAGCCGGTCGTGTTCAGTTCGGTCGTCTCCCCTGCGTGCATGCCCAATGCTCACCTGGCCGGTCGTCTGGAGCGACCTGGCGAGAACGGCCTAGTGAGTGGCTGGGGTGCGACTCACTACCTCGGTCGCTCGTCGCGCTTCCTGCTGAAAGTCTCGCTTCCTGTTGTGGACCAGAAGGACTGCATGGATTCCACTGAACAGGTGATCACCGATAATATGTTCTGTGCTGGATTCCTGCATGCAGAGAAAGACGCGTGCAGCGGTGACAGCGGTGGACCGTTCGTGGTGAACTACAGGGGAACATGGTTCCTGACTGGAGTGGTGAGCTGGGGCGAGCAGTGTGCTGCCGACGGAAAATACGGTGTGTACACGAGAATCAGCAACTTCCTGTACTGGATACAAGACGAGATCAAGAAACAGGAAGAGACAATCAGCAGGAACACCAAACAAGCCAACACCAGTACGATATCATCCATACAGTGA